One Terriglobales bacterium genomic region harbors:
- the guaA gene encoding glutamine-hydrolyzing GMP synthase: MEPQSIVILDFGSQYTQLIARRIREQRVFSVVLPCTATLDEIQSYRPAGIILSGGPCSVYDDDAPPADERVLSLGLPVLGICYGLHFITHKLGGKVVPGPKREYGHAQVEVLEPESSLFRNLPASLSVWMSHGDEARELPSGFRVVAKSSSALAAIENPQRKTWAVQFHPEVHHTKLGTDLLRNFVFDICHAEPNWTPQRFIDETVASIKETVGDGHAICALSGGVDSSVAAVLVHRAIGDRLTCVFVNNGVLRKDEFQKVQANLRDRLGMNLVAVDASDRFLSKLAGVTDPEKKRKIIGNEFIAVFDDEAEKLIRRHQQEKASNGRGAKKAEFLVQGTLYPDVIESRSVRGPSQTIKTHHNVGGLPEKMNLKLIEPLKDLFKDEVRRIGRDLRMPEEILQRQPFPGPGLAVRILGEVTPERVKLLQDADDIVVSEIKSAGLYNQIWQSFAVLLPVMSVGVMGDYRTYAYTCAIRAVHSEDGMTADWVPLPYEVLRTISSRIVNEVRGINRVVYDITSKPPGTIEWE, from the coding sequence ATGGAACCCCAGTCCATTGTCATTCTCGACTTTGGCTCGCAGTACACGCAGCTTATCGCGCGCAGAATTCGCGAACAGCGCGTCTTCTCTGTCGTTCTTCCTTGCACGGCCACGCTTGATGAAATCCAAAGCTATCGCCCTGCGGGAATCATTCTTTCGGGCGGGCCATGCTCGGTTTATGACGATGATGCTCCGCCGGCGGACGAGCGCGTGCTCTCGCTCGGCCTTCCCGTTTTGGGCATTTGTTACGGACTCCATTTCATCACTCATAAGCTCGGGGGAAAGGTTGTTCCCGGCCCGAAGCGCGAGTATGGACATGCGCAGGTCGAGGTCCTCGAACCTGAGTCTTCGCTCTTTCGCAATTTGCCGGCATCGCTTTCGGTATGGATGTCGCACGGAGATGAAGCGCGCGAACTGCCATCGGGCTTCCGAGTCGTAGCGAAAAGTTCCAGCGCACTAGCAGCAATCGAGAATCCGCAACGGAAGACGTGGGCGGTACAGTTCCATCCTGAAGTCCATCACACCAAACTCGGTACCGATCTGCTGCGCAATTTCGTCTTCGACATTTGCCATGCCGAGCCCAACTGGACCCCACAACGATTTATCGATGAAACCGTGGCTTCTATCAAGGAGACCGTAGGCGATGGACACGCAATCTGCGCGCTGTCAGGCGGCGTCGATTCCTCCGTTGCTGCAGTCCTGGTGCACCGCGCCATTGGCGATCGACTCACGTGCGTCTTCGTTAACAACGGCGTACTGCGCAAAGATGAGTTTCAGAAGGTTCAAGCCAACCTTCGCGACAGATTGGGCATGAATCTCGTGGCGGTCGATGCCAGTGATCGGTTCTTGTCGAAGCTCGCCGGAGTTACCGATCCCGAGAAGAAGCGCAAGATCATCGGCAACGAATTCATCGCGGTCTTCGACGATGAGGCCGAAAAGTTGATTCGAAGACATCAGCAGGAGAAGGCTTCGAACGGCCGCGGTGCGAAAAAAGCGGAGTTCCTGGTGCAAGGAACGTTGTACCCCGATGTAATCGAGTCCCGCTCGGTTCGCGGTCCGTCGCAAACGATCAAGACTCATCACAACGTCGGCGGACTGCCGGAGAAGATGAATCTGAAGCTGATCGAGCCTCTCAAAGATCTTTTCAAAGACGAAGTGCGCCGCATCGGACGCGATCTGCGTATGCCGGAGGAGATCCTTCAGCGTCAGCCGTTTCCCGGTCCGGGACTCGCCGTGCGCATTCTCGGGGAAGTCACTCCTGAGCGTGTGAAGCTGCTTCAGGATGCAGACGACATCGTGGTGTCTGAAATCAAGTCGGCCGGACTCTACAATCAGATCTGGCAATCGTTTGCCGTGCTGCTCCCGGTGATGTCGGTGGGAGTGATGGGCGACTATCGCACCTACGCGTACACGTGCGCGATCCGCGCTGTTCATTCTGAGGATGGCATGACTGCTGATTGGGTCCCGCTGCCCTACGAAGTGCTGCGCACGATCTCGAGCCGCATCGTGAACGAAGTTCGTGGAATTAACCGTGTGGTGTACGACATTACTTCAAAGCCGCCGGGAACGATTGAGTGGGAGTAA
- a CDS encoding proline--tRNA ligase, with product MHRWSQLFIPTLREAPAEAEVASHKFLVRAGYIRQLASGIYSYLFLGQRSVNKIISIVRDEMDKIGQEFLLPALHPRELWESSGRWSVMGDNMFRLKDRGGRDLCLGMTHEEVMTEIARKELRSYKQLPQIWYQIQTKFRDEPRPKSGLLRVRQFIMKDAYSFDIDASGLDLSYRKHYDTYSAIFTRCGLKFVVVEAHSGAMGGSQSHEFMVYTDAGEDMVASCPKCGYAANLEKATSKLDPVEDLKASGNGSPELVHTPGMKTIEEVARYLGVSPKQKIKTLALVGTWDDKDGKKADRPVAVFVRGDHMLNEAKLLAVLGAREVRPMHAEEIESAFKSPAGYLGPIGVNGLELVVDKALEGRTNLVAGANKEDYHLRNVTPGRDFAVKQYADVRNVEPGEACPNCGTPIVVAKAVEIGHIFKLGYKYSESMGARVLDQAGKEVAPIMGSYGIGIERILTSAIEQSNDNDGFWLPRRIAPFDVVVTPTNVSDSIIRGAGEEVSAKLAAAGFDVLLDDREDRAGVKFKDADLVGIPYRVNVGKKVSEGKVELVQRSTRQSVDASMSEITEKLRQITQ from the coding sequence ATGCATCGCTGGTCTCAACTGTTTATTCCCACGCTGCGCGAAGCGCCTGCCGAGGCCGAGGTCGCCAGCCACAAATTTCTCGTTCGCGCTGGATACATTCGCCAGCTCGCCTCCGGTATTTATTCCTATCTTTTTCTGGGACAGCGCTCGGTCAACAAGATCATCTCCATCGTTCGCGATGAGATGGACAAAATCGGACAGGAATTCCTTCTGCCGGCGCTGCATCCGCGCGAGTTGTGGGAATCGAGCGGACGCTGGTCAGTAATGGGCGACAACATGTTCCGCCTGAAAGACCGCGGTGGACGCGATCTTTGCCTGGGCATGACGCACGAAGAGGTCATGACCGAAATCGCCCGCAAGGAACTGCGCAGCTACAAGCAACTTCCTCAAATCTGGTACCAGATTCAGACGAAGTTTCGCGACGAGCCTCGTCCTAAATCGGGATTGTTGCGCGTGCGTCAGTTCATCATGAAGGATGCCTACTCCTTCGACATCGACGCGAGTGGGCTCGATCTGTCCTATCGGAAACACTACGACACGTACAGCGCGATCTTCACCCGCTGCGGGCTGAAATTCGTGGTCGTAGAGGCGCATTCTGGGGCAATGGGTGGATCACAGTCGCACGAATTCATGGTCTACACCGATGCCGGCGAAGACATGGTCGCGAGCTGTCCGAAGTGTGGTTATGCAGCGAACCTGGAGAAAGCTACGTCGAAGCTCGATCCCGTGGAAGATCTGAAGGCCTCGGGCAACGGCTCTCCCGAATTGGTCCACACGCCCGGAATGAAGACCATCGAAGAGGTCGCCAGGTATTTAGGCGTGTCTCCCAAACAGAAGATTAAAACGCTGGCTCTGGTTGGTACATGGGACGATAAGGACGGCAAGAAGGCGGATCGTCCGGTCGCGGTATTCGTGCGCGGTGACCACATGCTGAACGAAGCCAAACTTCTCGCCGTGCTTGGAGCGCGCGAAGTGCGCCCAATGCATGCGGAAGAGATCGAGAGCGCCTTCAAATCGCCTGCGGGATACCTAGGTCCTATCGGCGTCAATGGCTTGGAATTGGTCGTTGATAAGGCCCTCGAGGGCCGCACCAACCTCGTTGCAGGAGCTAACAAAGAGGACTATCACCTGCGTAACGTAACTCCCGGTCGTGATTTCGCGGTAAAACAATACGCAGACGTGCGAAACGTGGAGCCCGGCGAAGCCTGTCCGAACTGCGGAACGCCGATCGTAGTGGCAAAAGCCGTCGAGATTGGACATATCTTCAAGCTTGGCTACAAGTATTCCGAGTCGATGGGTGCGCGAGTGCTCGATCAGGCTGGGAAGGAGGTTGCGCCGATCATGGGCAGTTACGGCATTGGCATAGAACGGATTCTTACCTCGGCGATCGAGCAGAGCAATGACAACGATGGATTCTGGCTTCCCCGCAGGATTGCTCCTTTCGACGTGGTGGTGACGCCGACCAATGTCAGTGATTCAATCATTCGCGGCGCGGGGGAAGAGGTTTCTGCCAAGCTCGCCGCTGCAGGATTTGACGTGTTGCTTGACGATCGGGAGGACCGGGCCGGGGTAAAGTTCAAGGATGCTGACCTGGTGGGAATCCCATATCGAGTTAATGTTGGCAAGAAGGTTTCCGAGGGGAAAGTTGAGCTGGTACAACGCTCGACACGCCAATCCGTGGATGCTAGCATGAGCGAAATTACTGAAAAATTGCGGCAAATTACGCAATAA
- a CDS encoding FtsX-like permease family protein: MKTGDLVELATRNLRESVLRNSLTTVGISVGVASLVAMLSLGIGLQRLAASRLAKSGLFDSIYVTSGRRVQGPNGRMERRKGPPPALDEPARQKMASFSEVSEVYPDIRFPAEVRLDSASTVQDPPAQEPPTTKSASPESNESGERGRTREYQLVSGLPMSARQLETFDNMKGKYFSAPDAAEVILQADEAKSLSDKPEDLIGKDIVLRYASRHLLKDNEAASSGASEFGPASELSVYAVTPVERKLKVVGLVESKADAGIRGAGSAGAYVPVSFAQQLEPMQMTQVRLAGDRDPVSNSYQALIVRVGRSAQVEPVEDKIKQLGYNTFSLLDATRSLRKFFAILDMFLGIFGSLALAVASLGIINTLVMSILERRREIGIMKAIGASDGDVQKLFFAEAGAMGIFGGTLGVLLGWIIGRVINFGTRVYMQRQQQFTPDDVWLVPLWLVLGAIGFSLVVSLVAGLYPAARAARLDPVQALRYD; encoded by the coding sequence ATGAAGACCGGCGACCTGGTCGAGCTCGCCACGCGCAATCTGCGCGAGTCGGTGCTTCGCAATTCGCTCACGACGGTTGGCATCTCCGTCGGAGTGGCATCACTAGTAGCGATGCTTTCGCTGGGCATAGGACTGCAACGTCTCGCCGCCTCGCGGCTCGCAAAGTCAGGATTGTTCGACAGTATCTACGTGACTTCCGGCAGACGTGTGCAGGGACCGAACGGCCGCATGGAAAGAAGGAAGGGGCCGCCCCCTGCGCTGGATGAGCCAGCACGCCAGAAGATGGCGAGTTTTTCCGAGGTCTCCGAGGTCTATCCGGACATTCGCTTTCCTGCGGAAGTAAGACTGGACTCTGCCAGCACCGTTCAAGATCCTCCGGCGCAGGAGCCGCCCACAACGAAATCAGCTTCGCCAGAATCTAACGAATCCGGTGAGCGCGGCAGAACGCGCGAGTACCAGTTGGTCAGCGGGCTCCCGATGTCGGCCCGGCAACTCGAGACTTTCGACAACATGAAGGGCAAATACTTCTCTGCTCCAGACGCTGCCGAAGTAATTCTGCAAGCCGACGAGGCCAAAAGTCTGAGCGACAAGCCGGAAGACTTGATCGGCAAAGACATTGTGCTTCGTTATGCCTCTCGGCACTTGCTCAAAGACAATGAGGCCGCGTCCTCCGGCGCTTCTGAATTCGGCCCCGCCAGCGAATTGAGTGTCTATGCGGTGACGCCAGTGGAACGGAAGCTGAAGGTCGTTGGACTGGTTGAGTCGAAGGCCGATGCCGGAATACGTGGCGCGGGCAGCGCCGGGGCTTATGTTCCCGTCTCCTTCGCGCAGCAACTTGAGCCGATGCAGATGACGCAGGTTCGCCTGGCGGGCGATCGCGATCCCGTCTCGAACAGTTATCAGGCGCTGATCGTGCGAGTGGGCCGGTCTGCCCAAGTGGAACCAGTGGAAGACAAGATTAAGCAGCTCGGCTACAACACGTTTTCGCTGCTCGATGCTACCCGCAGCCTGCGGAAGTTCTTTGCCATCCTTGACATGTTCCTCGGTATCTTCGGCAGCCTCGCACTAGCCGTCGCGTCGCTGGGGATCATCAACACGCTGGTGATGTCGATCCTCGAGCGCCGCCGCGAGATTGGCATCATGAAGGCAATTGGAGCCAGCGACGGCGATGTGCAGAAGCTCTTCTTCGCAGAAGCTGGCGCTATGGGCATTTTCGGGGGAACGCTCGGGGTATTGCTTGGATGGATCATCGGCCGCGTTATTAACTTTGGCACTCGCGTCTATATGCAGCGCCAGCAACAGTTCACTCCAGACGATGTGTGGTTAGTGCCGCTGTGGCTGGTCTTGGGTGCAATTGGATTTTCGCTGGTGGTGAGTTTAGTTGCCGGGCTGTATCCTGCAGCGCGCGCGGCTCGCCTCGATCCCGTTCAGGCGTTACGTTACGATTGA
- a CDS encoding ABC transporter ATP-binding protein, with protein sequence MPTENKTGADIQAQKLSRNYRMGESEIRAVNDVSFSIAAGEFVALLGTSGSGKSSLLNLIAGLDTPTTGSVAVAGRDLARMSREELARYRRSTVGMVFQAFNLVAAMTVLENVELPMRFAEVPREQRLSRARTALERVGLGHRLDHRPSELSGGEQQRASLARALVNSPQLLLADEPTGNLDSRTGSEIMDLIHTIHGEGTTVLMVTHERSLAERYASRFIFLRDGKLVEDPSEVPA encoded by the coding sequence ATGCCGACAGAAAATAAGACAGGCGCCGACATCCAGGCGCAGAAGCTCTCCCGCAACTACCGCATGGGCGAATCAGAGATTCGCGCAGTAAACGACGTGAGCTTCTCGATCGCGGCAGGGGAGTTCGTCGCATTGCTGGGTACTTCCGGATCAGGCAAGTCTTCCTTGCTGAACCTCATCGCCGGACTCGACACTCCAACAACAGGTTCAGTTGCAGTTGCCGGGCGCGATCTTGCTCGGATGTCTCGAGAGGAACTCGCTCGCTATCGCCGCAGCACGGTTGGCATGGTCTTCCAAGCATTCAATCTCGTCGCCGCGATGACTGTGCTGGAGAATGTGGAACTCCCCATGCGCTTTGCTGAAGTGCCCCGCGAGCAACGCCTGAGTCGCGCGCGGACTGCTCTCGAGCGTGTGGGACTTGGCCACCGCCTGGACCATCGTCCCTCAGAACTTTCTGGAGGCGAGCAGCAGCGAGCTTCCTTAGCGCGAGCGCTGGTGAATTCTCCACAGTTGTTGCTCGCAGATGAACCCACCGGCAACCTCGATAGCCGCACGGGAAGCGAAATCATGGATTTGATTCACACCATCCATGGCGAGGGCACGACCGTGTTGATGGTCACGCATGAGCGTTCTCTGGCAGAGCGATACGCTTCGCGCTTCATCTTTCTGCGCGACGGGAAACTCGTCGAGGATCCCTCCGAGGTGCCCGCATGA
- a CDS encoding KpsF/GutQ family sugar-phosphate isomerase: MSSTGENVVRIEAEALVALAERLAGPMKESFERAVDLLHRCTARVVVTGMGKSGIIAQKIAATLSSTGTPSLFMHPAEALHGDLGMVATGDVVIALSSSGETEELLKLLAKIKRIGDALICFTCDLQSTLAQASDVVLDCSVPREGCNLGLAPTASTTTMLALGDAVAVALAEKRGFKEEDFAELHPGGKLGKQLMRVSELMHAGDALPRVAPDTSMHEVIYEMSRKKLGMTTVAQNGKLLGVISDGDLRRLLEHRGKDAMDLKAGECMTRTPVTVPASTFAMTALNLMEERKITSLVITAEDSRLLGVLHLHDLWGTESI, from the coding sequence ATGTCCTCTACTGGGGAAAACGTAGTCCGCATTGAAGCGGAAGCGCTCGTGGCCCTGGCCGAGCGCCTCGCTGGTCCTATGAAGGAGAGCTTTGAGCGGGCAGTGGATCTGCTGCATCGATGCACAGCTCGCGTTGTAGTCACTGGAATGGGTAAGAGTGGAATCATCGCGCAAAAAATCGCGGCGACACTCAGCTCCACCGGCACTCCATCGCTCTTCATGCACCCGGCGGAGGCTCTACACGGAGATCTTGGGATGGTCGCCACCGGAGACGTAGTTATCGCGCTCTCTTCCAGCGGCGAGACCGAAGAGTTGCTTAAATTGCTCGCCAAGATCAAACGGATCGGCGACGCCCTCATCTGCTTCACCTGCGATTTGCAGTCAACGCTGGCACAGGCTTCGGATGTAGTACTCGATTGTTCCGTCCCCCGCGAAGGATGCAATCTTGGACTCGCTCCTACGGCCAGCACGACGACGATGCTTGCTCTGGGGGACGCTGTCGCCGTCGCACTGGCGGAAAAGCGCGGATTCAAAGAAGAAGACTTCGCCGAATTGCATCCGGGTGGGAAGCTGGGCAAGCAACTGATGCGCGTCTCCGAGCTGATGCACGCCGGCGACGCCCTCCCGCGCGTTGCTCCTGACACCTCCATGCATGAGGTAATCTACGAAATGTCACGCAAGAAGCTGGGCATGACCACAGTCGCCCAAAATGGGAAGTTGCTAGGTGTGATCAGTGATGGCGATTTGCGACGATTGCTGGAGCACCGTGGTAAGGATGCGATGGACCTGAAGGCGGGCGAATGCATGACGCGTACCCCGGTTACCGTGCCTGCATCCACTTTCGCGATGACTGCCTTGAATCTGATGGAAGAACGCAAGATTACCTCCTTAGTTATCACCGCAGAGGATTCGCGTCTGTTGGGCGTCCTGCATCTGCACGATCTTTGGGGAACAGAGTCGATTTAG